One stretch of Juglans microcarpa x Juglans regia isolate MS1-56 chromosome 3D, Jm3101_v1.0, whole genome shotgun sequence DNA includes these proteins:
- the LOC121254519 gene encoding probable 1-acyl-sn-glycerol-3-phosphate acyltransferase 5 isoform X1: MEDHKRVSSTEGKRRHELTPLRACRGLMCLLVLLSTAFIMLVYFGFLSAVMLRIFSIHYSRKATSFFFSAWLALWPFLFEKINKTKVVFSGETVPARERVLLIANHRTEVDWMYLWDLALRKGSLGCIKYILKSTLMKLPVFGWGFHILEFIPVERKWEVDESTMRQMLSTFKDPQDPLWLALFPEGTDFTEQKCIRNQKYAAENGLPILKNVLLPKTKGFCACLEELRDCLDAVYDITIGYKHRCPSFLDNVFGVDPSEVHIHVQRIPLDNIPTSEDKISSWLMDTFRLKDELLSNFYIQGHFPQEGTEMEISTEKWLVNIVPVTALISICIYLTFFSSIWFKMYVSLVCAYLASATYFNIRPVPFFALSKLFSSMY; the protein is encoded by the exons ATGGAAGATCATAAGCGCGTAAGTTCAACTGAGGGAAAAAGGCGCCATGAGTTAACTCCACTAAGGGCGTGTAGGGGTTTAATGTGTTTATTGGTGCTACTTTCAACTGCGTTCATAATGTTAGTGTATTTTGGCTTTTTGAGTGCTGTTATGTTGCGAATTTTCAGCATACATTACAGCAGAAAGGCAACATCCTTTTTCTTTAGTGCCTGGCTGGCTTTGTGGCCTTTTCTCTTTGAAAAGATAAACAAGACTAAAGTTGTTTTTTCTGGGGAAACTGTTCCTGCAAGGGAACGTGTTTTGCTTATTGCAAACCATAGAACCGAAGTTGATTGGATGTATTTGTGGGATCTTGCATTGCGGAAGGGAAGCCTGGGATGCATAAAGTATATTCTTAAAAGCACTTTGATGAAACTACCAGTGTTTGGTTGGGGATTTCACATATTGGAGTTCATCCCAGTGGAGAGGAAGTGGGAGGTTGACGAATCTACCATGCGCCAGATGCTTTCCACATTTAAAGATCCTCAAGATCCCCTCTGGCTTGCTCTTTTCCCAGAAGGCACTGATTTCAC TGAGCAGAAATGCATTCGAAATCAAAAATATGCTGCTGAGAATGGCTTGCCCATCCTAAAAAATGTGTTGCTCCCAAAAACAAAGGGCTTCTGTGCCTGCTTGGAAGAGTTAAGGGACTGTTTGGATGCAG TTTATGATATAACCATTGGCTACAAGCATCGCTGTCCATCTTTCTTGGACAATGTCTTCGGGGTAGACCCTTCCGAGGTTCATATTCATGTTCAACGCATCCCTCTCGACAATATCCCAACATCGGAAGACAAGATTTCTAGTTGGTTGATGGATACATTTCGTCTCAAAGATGAGTTACTGTCTAACTTTTATATTCAAGGCCATTTTCCACAAGAAGGAACGGAAATGGAGATCTCCACAGAGAAGTGGCTTGTCAATATTGTCCCGGTTACTGCATTGATCAGCATTTGTATTTACTTGACCTTTTTCTCATCCATCTGGTTCAAAATGTACGTGTCTTTGGTCTGTGCTTATCTGGCATCTGCAACCTACTTTAATATTCGACCGGTGCCATTTTTTGCCTTGTCAAAGCTTTTCTCTAGTATGTATTGA
- the LOC121254519 gene encoding probable 1-acyl-sn-glycerol-3-phosphate acyltransferase 5 isoform X2, with protein MYLWDLALRKGSLGCIKYILKSTLMKLPVFGWGFHILEFIPVERKWEVDESTMRQMLSTFKDPQDPLWLALFPEGTDFTEQKCIRNQKYAAENGLPILKNVLLPKTKGFCACLEELRDCLDAVYDITIGYKHRCPSFLDNVFGVDPSEVHIHVQRIPLDNIPTSEDKISSWLMDTFRLKDELLSNFYIQGHFPQEGTEMEISTEKWLVNIVPVTALISICIYLTFFSSIWFKMYVSLVCAYLASATYFNIRPVPFFALSKLFSSMY; from the exons ATGTATTTGTGGGATCTTGCATTGCGGAAGGGAAGCCTGGGATGCATAAAGTATATTCTTAAAAGCACTTTGATGAAACTACCAGTGTTTGGTTGGGGATTTCACATATTGGAGTTCATCCCAGTGGAGAGGAAGTGGGAGGTTGACGAATCTACCATGCGCCAGATGCTTTCCACATTTAAAGATCCTCAAGATCCCCTCTGGCTTGCTCTTTTCCCAGAAGGCACTGATTTCAC TGAGCAGAAATGCATTCGAAATCAAAAATATGCTGCTGAGAATGGCTTGCCCATCCTAAAAAATGTGTTGCTCCCAAAAACAAAGGGCTTCTGTGCCTGCTTGGAAGAGTTAAGGGACTGTTTGGATGCAG TTTATGATATAACCATTGGCTACAAGCATCGCTGTCCATCTTTCTTGGACAATGTCTTCGGGGTAGACCCTTCCGAGGTTCATATTCATGTTCAACGCATCCCTCTCGACAATATCCCAACATCGGAAGACAAGATTTCTAGTTGGTTGATGGATACATTTCGTCTCAAAGATGAGTTACTGTCTAACTTTTATATTCAAGGCCATTTTCCACAAGAAGGAACGGAAATGGAGATCTCCACAGAGAAGTGGCTTGTCAATATTGTCCCGGTTACTGCATTGATCAGCATTTGTATTTACTTGACCTTTTTCTCATCCATCTGGTTCAAAATGTACGTGTCTTTGGTCTGTGCTTATCTGGCATCTGCAACCTACTTTAATATTCGACCGGTGCCATTTTTTGCCTTGTCAAAGCTTTTCTCTAGTATGTATTGA